Proteins from one Falco cherrug isolate bFalChe1 chromosome 7, bFalChe1.pri, whole genome shotgun sequence genomic window:
- the PLD4 gene encoding 5'-3' exonuclease PLD4 isoform X1, protein MIVKKTLKTSLMFNESSNMKLSVNNQKDVKTFQILGGILMLGLVALMAVYFMRADSTVNPNREEAIVSIYKGLEEEGLYGDLIGATIVEKDTSRSNDSCSFELVENIPYDLPFEINSTAAKPLYQAWMRLLDIAQEKIHVASYYWSLTGKDINVNDSSSKQGEDILKRFETLLAENVSVYVAASMPTLATNSTDLELLEEKGAHVKKIDFGYLTGGVLHSKFWIVDMKHIYIGSANMDWRSLSQVKEFGAVIYNCSCLAKDLWKTFSTYWDLGRANATIPFPWPLNYSTHINKHQPLEVEFNGILTKAYFSASPPAFCPEGRTHDLFAIISIINEAQKFVYISVMDYFPTSRFIHPERYWPAIDNALRRAAFNYRVQIRLLASCWTHSDPAMFYYLRSLRALNNPHAHISVDVKLFIVPVLNHTNIPHGRVNHNKYMVTDKVAYIGTSNWSEDYFINTAGVGLIVKQNLTNLQRKQLPIQEQLKNLFERDWNSKYAVNLENIQGQKDCNWRGRL, encoded by the exons ATG atcgtgaaaaaaacattaaaaacatccCTGATGTTTAATGAGTCCTCCAACATGAAATTAAGCGTGAACAATCAAAAAGACGTCAAAACG TTTCAAATCTTAGGGGGAATTTTGATGCTTGGTCTTGTTGCCCTGATGGCTGTTTACTTCATGAGAGCGGACAGCACAGTTAATCCTAACAGAGAAGAAGCAATTGTCAGCATTTACAAagggctggaggaagaaggactCTACGGAGATCTCATAGGAGCCACAATAGTTGAGAAGGACACCAGTAGATCCAATGACTCCTGCAG CTTTGAACTTGTGGAAAACATTCCTTATGACTTACCTTTTGAGATAAATAGCACTGCAGCCAAACCCTTGTACCAAGCCTGGATGAGACTCCTCGATATAGCCCAGGAAAAAATTCATGTGGCTTCTTACTATTGGTCTCTTACGGGGAAGGATATCAATGTCAATGATTCATCTTCCAAGCAG GGTGAAGATATTCTGAAGAGGTTTGAGACGTTACTTGCAGAGAACGTTTCTGTGTATGTTGCAGCAAGTATGCCAACTTTGGCTACAAATTCAACTGACCTTGAGCTTTTAGAGGAAAAAG GGGCTCATGTAAAAAAGATTGATTTTGGATATTTGACAGGAGGAGTGTTGCATAGCAAGTTCTGGATAGTAGACATGAAACACATATATATTGGTAGTGCAAATATGGACTGGCGATCTTTATCTCAG GTGAAAGAGTTTGGTGCTGTGATATACAACTGCAGCTGCTTAGCCAAAGACCTCTGGAAAACGTTTAGTACTTACTGGGATCTTGGACGTGCCAATGCCACCATCCCATTCCCTTGGCCTCTTAATTATTCTACCCACATTAACAAGCATCAGCCTCTGGAAGTAGAATTTAATGGAATCTTGACCAAAGCCTATTTTTCC GCTTCTCCTCCAGCATTTTGTCCAGAGGGTCGCACCCATGACCTCTTTGCTATAATCAGTATTATCAATGAGGCACAGAAATTTGTCTATATTTCTGTTATGGACTATTTCCCTACCAGCCGTTTCATTCATCCAGAGAG ATACTGGCCAGCCATTGACAACGCCCTGAGACGTGCAGCTTTCAACTACAGAGTACAAATCCGGCTTCTGGCCAGCTGCTGGACCCACTCTGACCCAGCCATGTTTTACTATCTGAGGTCCCTGCGTGCTCTCAACAACCCACATGCCCACATCAGTGTTGACGTG AAACTCTTCATTGTTCCGGTTCTGAATCACACAAATATTCCTCATGGGAGAGTGAATCACAACAAATATATGGTCACTGATAAAGTAGCCTATATTG GGACTTCCAATTGGTCAGAAGACTACTTCATTAATACAGCTGGCGTGGGACTAATTGTCAAACAGAACTTGACCAACCTGCAAAGAAAGCAACTGCCCATCCaggaacaattaaaaaaccttTTTGAGCGAGACTGGAATTCCAAATATGCAGTGAATCTAGAGAATATTCAGGGGCAGAAAGACTGTAACTGGAGAGGCAGACTCTGA
- the PLD4 gene encoding 5'-3' exonuclease PLD4 isoform X2, giving the protein MFQILGGILMLGLVALMAVYFMRADSTVNPNREEAIVSIYKGLEEEGLYGDLIGATIVEKDTSRSNDSCSFELVENIPYDLPFEINSTAAKPLYQAWMRLLDIAQEKIHVASYYWSLTGKDINVNDSSSKQGEDILKRFETLLAENVSVYVAASMPTLATNSTDLELLEEKGAHVKKIDFGYLTGGVLHSKFWIVDMKHIYIGSANMDWRSLSQVKEFGAVIYNCSCLAKDLWKTFSTYWDLGRANATIPFPWPLNYSTHINKHQPLEVEFNGILTKAYFSASPPAFCPEGRTHDLFAIISIINEAQKFVYISVMDYFPTSRFIHPERYWPAIDNALRRAAFNYRVQIRLLASCWTHSDPAMFYYLRSLRALNNPHAHISVDVKLFIVPVLNHTNIPHGRVNHNKYMVTDKVAYIGTSNWSEDYFINTAGVGLIVKQNLTNLQRKQLPIQEQLKNLFERDWNSKYAVNLENIQGQKDCNWRGRL; this is encoded by the exons ATG TTTCAAATCTTAGGGGGAATTTTGATGCTTGGTCTTGTTGCCCTGATGGCTGTTTACTTCATGAGAGCGGACAGCACAGTTAATCCTAACAGAGAAGAAGCAATTGTCAGCATTTACAAagggctggaggaagaaggactCTACGGAGATCTCATAGGAGCCACAATAGTTGAGAAGGACACCAGTAGATCCAATGACTCCTGCAG CTTTGAACTTGTGGAAAACATTCCTTATGACTTACCTTTTGAGATAAATAGCACTGCAGCCAAACCCTTGTACCAAGCCTGGATGAGACTCCTCGATATAGCCCAGGAAAAAATTCATGTGGCTTCTTACTATTGGTCTCTTACGGGGAAGGATATCAATGTCAATGATTCATCTTCCAAGCAG GGTGAAGATATTCTGAAGAGGTTTGAGACGTTACTTGCAGAGAACGTTTCTGTGTATGTTGCAGCAAGTATGCCAACTTTGGCTACAAATTCAACTGACCTTGAGCTTTTAGAGGAAAAAG GGGCTCATGTAAAAAAGATTGATTTTGGATATTTGACAGGAGGAGTGTTGCATAGCAAGTTCTGGATAGTAGACATGAAACACATATATATTGGTAGTGCAAATATGGACTGGCGATCTTTATCTCAG GTGAAAGAGTTTGGTGCTGTGATATACAACTGCAGCTGCTTAGCCAAAGACCTCTGGAAAACGTTTAGTACTTACTGGGATCTTGGACGTGCCAATGCCACCATCCCATTCCCTTGGCCTCTTAATTATTCTACCCACATTAACAAGCATCAGCCTCTGGAAGTAGAATTTAATGGAATCTTGACCAAAGCCTATTTTTCC GCTTCTCCTCCAGCATTTTGTCCAGAGGGTCGCACCCATGACCTCTTTGCTATAATCAGTATTATCAATGAGGCACAGAAATTTGTCTATATTTCTGTTATGGACTATTTCCCTACCAGCCGTTTCATTCATCCAGAGAG ATACTGGCCAGCCATTGACAACGCCCTGAGACGTGCAGCTTTCAACTACAGAGTACAAATCCGGCTTCTGGCCAGCTGCTGGACCCACTCTGACCCAGCCATGTTTTACTATCTGAGGTCCCTGCGTGCTCTCAACAACCCACATGCCCACATCAGTGTTGACGTG AAACTCTTCATTGTTCCGGTTCTGAATCACACAAATATTCCTCATGGGAGAGTGAATCACAACAAATATATGGTCACTGATAAAGTAGCCTATATTG GGACTTCCAATTGGTCAGAAGACTACTTCATTAATACAGCTGGCGTGGGACTAATTGTCAAACAGAACTTGACCAACCTGCAAAGAAAGCAACTGCCCATCCaggaacaattaaaaaaccttTTTGAGCGAGACTGGAATTCCAAATATGCAGTGAATCTAGAGAATATTCAGGGGCAGAAAGACTGTAACTGGAGAGGCAGACTCTGA